The proteins below are encoded in one region of Levilactobacillus namurensis:
- the yfmF gene encoding EF-P 5-aminopentanol modification-associated protein YfmF: MHLQIKDGVTLDLLPSKQFKTIGIKVDFVTPLKATAITARALLAQVLETSTADYPTQTALARQLSLMYGASFGITVLKVGTQHILRLTCSVVDEQYLTVYQDDQPLFERGMALLRSVLFAPLLPQGNFDPTTFTQQRQNLLTAIKSLDDDKQYLANRRLQELLFAGQPTQAMSALGDVTTLGALTATDVLGTYHEMLAHDAVHVAVIGDVTAERVQAALTQWPLTPRTVADQSPYYRWTPKSQVQVGDDLAPVVQAKLNLGYSLPIYRDDSDFMAAVVFNAVFGGTPLSLLFTNVREKASLAYYASSS; this comes from the coding sequence GTGCATTTACAGATAAAAGACGGGGTAACGTTAGACTTGTTACCTTCGAAGCAATTCAAGACCATCGGCATCAAGGTGGACTTTGTCACGCCGCTGAAAGCAACGGCGATTACCGCCCGCGCCTTGTTGGCTCAGGTCTTAGAGACCAGTACGGCAGACTATCCGACCCAGACGGCGCTGGCACGTCAGCTTTCGTTGATGTACGGGGCAAGCTTTGGGATTACGGTGTTGAAGGTGGGGACCCAACACATTCTGCGGTTAACGTGTTCGGTAGTGGATGAGCAGTACCTGACGGTCTATCAAGACGACCAGCCGCTTTTTGAGCGGGGAATGGCGTTATTGCGGTCGGTCTTGTTTGCCCCCTTATTGCCACAGGGGAATTTCGACCCCACAACGTTTACGCAGCAACGGCAAAATTTATTGACAGCGATTAAGTCATTAGACGATGATAAACAGTATTTGGCCAATCGTCGGTTACAGGAGTTGCTCTTCGCGGGTCAACCCACGCAAGCAATGAGTGCGTTGGGGGATGTAACCACGTTAGGGGCGTTGACGGCCACGGACGTGTTGGGAACGTACCACGAGATGTTGGCCCATGATGCCGTTCACGTGGCAGTGATTGGTGACGTGACGGCAGAACGCGTACAAGCGGCGTTAACTCAGTGGCCACTGACGCCACGGACGGTGGCTGACCAGTCCCCGTATTACCGGTGGACGCCTAAGTCCCAGGTTCAGGTGGGGGACGATTTGGCGCCGGTCGTGCAAGCCAAGCTGAATTTAGGCTACAGTCTGCCCATCTATCGGGATGATTCCGACTTCATGGCAGCGGTGGTCTTTAACGCAGTCTTCGGGGGAACACCCCTGTCTCTGTTGTTTACCAACGTTCGTGAGAAGGCGAGCTTAGCCTACTACGCTAGCAGCAGTTAA
- a CDS encoding RodZ domain-containing protein: MSENKITLGKTLKDARIAKGFTLDDLQQATKIQKRYLIAIEDQQFDELPGDFYVRAFIKQYADMVDLDGGELLKQFDSALPSTQTQEYVDKVNENNPETRSQQRKVDDRSLRLRRLIPLTGIVVVVLAVLVGIWIAAARSGHSTVQQNVDSSSVSVSGSSSSSSSSSSSSSAAKKSSSRKKATKKGTFKRLSATTSGSTWQMTNASSKPKISLSATGNSWMSVSVGGSTTWQGTLTSSTTHALTLPSGTTSVTFNFGNAPVTTVKVDGQKFNFNSATATSNASSSSSSTTTTTTSTSSSTTTSSQVQRVTLEFK, encoded by the coding sequence ATGAGTGAGAACAAGATTACGCTGGGAAAGACGTTAAAGGATGCGCGGATTGCCAAGGGCTTTACCCTGGATGACTTGCAACAAGCCACTAAAATCCAAAAGCGTTATCTGATTGCGATTGAAGACCAGCAATTTGATGAGTTACCTGGGGATTTCTATGTCCGGGCATTCATCAAGCAATACGCGGATATGGTTGATTTGGATGGGGGCGAACTGTTAAAGCAATTTGACAGTGCGTTACCCAGTACGCAGACACAAGAGTATGTTGATAAGGTCAACGAGAACAATCCAGAGACCCGTTCCCAACAACGTAAGGTGGATGACCGGTCCCTCCGGTTACGGCGGTTGATTCCGTTAACCGGGATCGTGGTCGTGGTTTTGGCCGTCTTAGTGGGGATCTGGATTGCTGCTGCGCGGAGTGGTCACTCAACGGTGCAACAGAACGTTGACAGCAGCTCCGTGAGTGTTTCGGGAAGCTCGAGCAGTAGTTCTAGCAGTTCCAGCAGCAGTTCGGCGGCAAAGAAGTCTTCTTCTAGGAAGAAAGCAACCAAGAAGGGGACATTCAAGCGATTGAGCGCGACGACTTCCGGGTCAACTTGGCAGATGACTAACGCATCTAGCAAGCCGAAGATTAGCCTGTCCGCAACTGGGAACAGCTGGATGTCCGTCTCCGTTGGCGGCTCCACGACTTGGCAAGGTACGTTAACGTCGTCGACGACCCACGCGCTGACGCTCCCTAGCGGCACCACCAGTGTGACCTTCAACTTTGGGAACGCCCCTGTGACCACGGTGAAGGTCGATGGTCAGAAGTTTAACTTCAATTCGGCCACGGCAACTAGTAATGCGTCCAGCAGCAGTAGCAGTACCACGACCACCACGACTTCGACGAGTTCAAGTACCACGACCTCATCGCAAGTTCAACGGGTCACGTTGGAATTTAAATAA
- the pgsA gene encoding CDP-diacylglycerol--glycerol-3-phosphate 3-phosphatidyltransferase, producing the protein MNVPNRLTIMRIILIPIFILVLVLPLDWGTVTWLGTDIPVTQIWGALIFAVASITDFLDGQIARRQHLVTNFGKFADPLADKMIVMTAFIILVAMGAVPAWGVAIIVCRELAVTGLRLIVVETGGRVLAAAWPGKIKTTTQMVGIILLLLNNVGFGTIHVPMALIFFYICLFFTIYSGIDYFVQNRQVFAESSAE; encoded by the coding sequence GTGAACGTCCCGAATCGGTTGACGATCATGCGAATCATTTTGATTCCAATTTTCATCTTGGTGTTAGTGTTGCCCCTTGATTGGGGAACGGTGACTTGGTTAGGTACCGATATTCCAGTCACCCAAATTTGGGGGGCCTTGATCTTTGCGGTGGCCTCAATTACGGATTTCCTAGATGGTCAGATTGCGCGGCGCCAGCACTTGGTCACGAACTTTGGTAAGTTTGCGGACCCCTTGGCCGACAAAATGATCGTCATGACGGCGTTCATCATTCTGGTCGCCATGGGCGCAGTTCCGGCATGGGGTGTGGCCATCATTGTCTGCCGGGAATTGGCCGTAACGGGATTACGGTTGATCGTCGTTGAAACCGGTGGTCGGGTCTTAGCTGCGGCTTGGCCAGGCAAGATTAAGACCACGACGCAAATGGTCGGCATCATTCTCCTCTTGTTGAACAACGTTGGCTTTGGGACGATTCACGTGCCAATGGCTCTGATTTTCTTCTACATTTGCTTATTCTTCACGATTTACTCGGGAATCGATTACTTCGTGCAGAACCGACAAGTCTTCGCCGAGTCTTCGGCTGAATAG
- a CDS encoding competence/damage-inducible protein A has product MQAEIIAVGTEILLGQVADTNSAFIAQELASAGIEVYYHSLVGDNADRLTALVTQARSRSDLVVISGGLGPTKDDLTKQTVAQLLGVKLVQDDSAMAKIHDFFATTGREMTPNNRLQALYLAGSHPLKNETGMAVGAFYQAPDGADVILLPGPPSEMRPMMVHQALPLIRETYQRQEYLTSRVLRFYGIGESQLVTKLADLIDQQTNPTIAPYAKRYEVTLRLTAKTTQQGSAEQLLTTMIAEIKRRVGTYLYGYGDENSLANVVVQQLIERHLTITGAESLTAGEFQSTLGAVPGVSAVFPGGFVTYANRAKHDLLGVPQATIDHDGVVSEATAKAMAERSRQILDTDLAVSFTGVAGPDSLEGQPAGTVWLGLAQRGRAPQAKLVHLTGNRADVRMRAVMSGLDWVRQTMQASEK; this is encoded by the coding sequence GTGCAAGCAGAAATTATTGCAGTGGGAACGGAAATTCTATTGGGACAGGTCGCGGATACGAATTCTGCGTTTATTGCGCAGGAACTCGCGAGTGCTGGTATTGAGGTCTATTATCATTCGCTGGTTGGCGATAACGCAGATCGGTTAACCGCACTGGTGACGCAAGCCCGTTCGCGGAGCGATTTAGTCGTGATCAGTGGCGGTCTGGGCCCCACTAAGGATGATTTGACCAAGCAGACCGTTGCCCAGTTGTTGGGGGTCAAATTGGTGCAGGATGATTCGGCGATGGCTAAGATTCACGATTTCTTTGCAACGACTGGCCGGGAGATGACGCCTAATAACCGTTTGCAGGCGTTATACCTCGCGGGGAGCCATCCCCTGAAGAATGAGACGGGAATGGCCGTGGGGGCCTTCTACCAGGCACCAGACGGCGCTGACGTGATCCTATTACCTGGACCGCCGAGTGAGATGCGGCCAATGATGGTCCACCAGGCGTTGCCTCTGATTCGGGAGACGTATCAGCGGCAAGAGTATCTGACCTCCCGGGTCTTACGCTTTTACGGAATCGGCGAGAGTCAACTTGTGACGAAGTTAGCGGACCTGATCGACCAGCAGACGAACCCGACGATTGCCCCCTACGCTAAGCGCTACGAAGTGACGTTGCGGCTGACAGCTAAGACCACCCAGCAAGGGTCGGCAGAACAGTTATTAACGACCATGATTGCGGAGATCAAACGGCGGGTGGGAACCTACCTGTATGGCTATGGCGATGAAAATAGCCTGGCCAACGTGGTGGTTCAACAACTTATCGAGCGGCACCTAACCATTACGGGAGCGGAGAGTCTAACTGCCGGTGAATTTCAAAGCACCTTGGGAGCCGTTCCGGGGGTCTCAGCGGTCTTTCCGGGGGGCTTTGTGACTTACGCCAACCGTGCGAAGCACGACCTGTTAGGGGTCCCGCAGGCCACCATTGACCACGATGGGGTCGTCAGCGAGGCCACGGCTAAGGCGATGGCGGAACGCTCGCGACAGATCTTAGATACGGATCTAGCGGTCAGCTTTACGGGGGTTGCGGGTCCGGATAGCCTAGAAGGACAGCCAGCGGGAACCGTTTGGCTGGGCTTGGCCCAACGGGGACGAGCGCCACAGGCGAAGTTGGTCCATCTGACGGGGAACCGAGCAGACGTTCGGATGCGGGCCGTCATGAGTGGCCTGGATTGGGTCCGGCAGACCATGCAGGCTTCTGAAAAATAG
- the recA gene encoding recombinase RecA gives MADERQAALDKALKKIEKDFGKGSIMRMGDDTKTQILTVPSGSLALDVALGVGGYPRGRIVEIYGPESSGKTTVALHAVAEVQKRGGTAAYIDAENALDPAYATALGVDIDNLLLSQPDTGEQGLQIADALVSSGAVDIVVVDSVAALVPRAEIEGEMGDAHVGLQARLMSQALRKLSGTINKTKTIALFINQIREKVGVMFGNPEVTPGGRALKFYSTIRLEVRRAEQIKNGTDVIGNRTRIKVVKNKVAPPFKKAEVDIMYGHGISQTGELLDMAVEKDIVDKSGSWYSYGEDRIGQGRENAKQYLADHPDMMAEVNRRVRVAYGVADEDETTTAKDKDAKTTDKKTDQADSTAKSADKATVKQTSLTTDTPKDTTPGAKVIQPKTHK, from the coding sequence ATGGCTGACGAACGACAAGCGGCGCTGGACAAAGCGCTGAAAAAGATTGAAAAGGACTTCGGTAAGGGGTCGATTATGCGGATGGGTGATGACACCAAGACGCAGATCCTGACAGTTCCATCTGGCTCCCTGGCGTTAGATGTCGCCTTGGGTGTGGGTGGTTATCCCCGTGGTCGTATCGTTGAAATTTATGGTCCTGAATCTTCAGGGAAAACCACGGTTGCGTTACACGCGGTAGCGGAAGTACAAAAGCGCGGTGGTACGGCAGCGTACATTGATGCCGAAAACGCGTTGGATCCGGCGTACGCAACGGCCTTAGGGGTCGATATCGATAACTTACTGTTATCGCAACCAGATACCGGGGAACAGGGGCTGCAGATTGCGGACGCTTTGGTTTCCTCTGGTGCGGTGGATATCGTCGTGGTTGACTCCGTTGCGGCTTTGGTTCCCCGTGCCGAAATCGAGGGTGAGATGGGCGATGCCCACGTGGGGTTGCAAGCCCGACTCATGTCGCAAGCGTTGCGGAAACTTTCAGGAACCATTAACAAGACCAAGACGATTGCCCTATTCATTAATCAAATTCGTGAAAAAGTGGGTGTGATGTTCGGGAACCCTGAAGTGACCCCTGGTGGTCGTGCCCTGAAGTTCTACTCGACGATTCGTTTGGAAGTTCGGCGGGCTGAACAGATCAAAAACGGGACCGATGTTATCGGGAACCGGACGCGTATCAAAGTGGTCAAGAACAAGGTTGCGCCGCCATTTAAGAAGGCTGAAGTGGACATCATGTATGGTCACGGGATTTCCCAGACCGGTGAACTGCTGGATATGGCGGTCGAAAAAGACATCGTGGATAAGAGCGGGTCTTGGTACTCTTACGGTGAAGATCGTATTGGCCAAGGGCGTGAGAACGCTAAGCAGTACTTGGCCGATCATCCGGATATGATGGCAGAAGTTAACCGCCGTGTGCGGGTAGCTTATGGTGTTGCGGATGAAGATGAGACCACGACGGCTAAGGACAAGGACGCGAAGACAACGGATAAGAAGACGGACCAGGCGGATTCGACAGCCAAGTCTGCGGACAAGGCAACGGTTAAGCAAACGTCGTTGACTACCGATACCCCTAAGGATACAACCCCGGGGGCCAAGGTGATTCAACCTAAAACTCATAAGTAA
- the rny gene encoding ribonuclease Y, which produces MSVPIIILAIIAIVVGVVGGYYFRKSVHERKLDAAKYTAKGVLAEARKQAETSTKEALLSAKEDSHKYRAEVEQELKQRRAEVQKQEDRLIQREETLDRKDSSLEKRENSLNRRDKKLSAEEQNLTKKQQQADSLIEKRQATVESVAALSQDDARDLILSEAKQALAGERAKMIRESEETARKTAQERAKDLIVSAIQRSAADMVTETTITVVTLPNDDMKGRIIGREGRNIRTLETLTGIDLIIDDTPEAVVLSGFDPLRREVAKIALEKLIQDGRIHPARIEEMVAKAKKELGEHVRELGEQATFDLGIHSMHPELIKLVGRLNFRISHGQNALAHSIEVAKITGVLAAELGEDVTLAKRAGLLHDIGRAAEHEDDSSYITLGTELAKKYRESSTVVNAIAAQADQTAPQSVIAELVGTADTISATRPGARSDSLESYIHRLDKLETIANSFDGVDHSFAIQAGREVRVIVRPEKISDTDAVVLARDIKKQIEGDLDYPGHVKVSVIREVRSVEYAK; this is translated from the coding sequence ATGAGTGTTCCAATTATAATCCTCGCAATCATCGCTATCGTTGTTGGTGTCGTGGGTGGTTATTATTTTCGGAAGTCCGTCCATGAACGCAAGTTAGATGCTGCTAAGTACACGGCCAAGGGTGTGCTGGCGGAAGCGCGCAAGCAAGCGGAGACGTCGACTAAAGAAGCACTGTTGAGTGCGAAGGAAGACAGTCATAAGTATCGTGCAGAAGTTGAACAAGAGCTCAAGCAACGGCGAGCTGAAGTTCAGAAGCAAGAAGACCGGTTAATTCAACGGGAAGAGACGCTGGATCGTAAGGACAGTTCCTTAGAGAAGCGGGAAAATTCGTTGAACCGACGGGACAAAAAGCTGAGCGCTGAAGAGCAGAACTTAACCAAGAAGCAACAGCAAGCAGACTCACTGATTGAAAAGCGGCAAGCAACGGTGGAATCCGTTGCGGCGCTATCCCAGGATGATGCACGCGACCTGATTTTATCTGAGGCGAAGCAGGCCTTAGCGGGTGAACGTGCTAAAATGATTCGAGAAAGCGAAGAGACTGCGCGGAAGACGGCTCAAGAACGCGCCAAGGATCTCATCGTTTCGGCAATTCAACGGAGTGCCGCGGATATGGTCACGGAGACCACCATCACGGTCGTGACGTTACCGAACGATGACATGAAAGGGCGTATTATTGGCCGTGAAGGTCGTAATATTCGGACCTTAGAAACGCTGACCGGTATCGATTTGATTATCGATGATACGCCGGAAGCAGTCGTCTTAAGCGGCTTCGACCCCTTACGGCGCGAGGTTGCCAAGATTGCGCTTGAAAAACTGATTCAAGACGGGCGGATTCATCCCGCGCGGATTGAAGAAATGGTGGCTAAAGCGAAGAAGGAACTCGGCGAGCATGTTCGGGAACTGGGCGAGCAGGCGACCTTTGATTTGGGAATTCATTCCATGCACCCCGAGCTGATTAAGCTGGTCGGGCGGTTGAATTTCCGGATTTCTCATGGGCAAAACGCTTTGGCCCATTCAATTGAAGTTGCGAAGATCACTGGGGTCTTAGCAGCGGAACTCGGTGAGGATGTTACGTTAGCAAAACGTGCAGGATTATTACATGATATTGGCCGCGCTGCAGAGCATGAAGATGATAGTTCGTACATTACCTTAGGAACAGAACTGGCAAAGAAATACCGGGAAAGTTCCACGGTAGTGAACGCCATCGCTGCGCAAGCGGATCAAACGGCGCCGCAATCTGTGATTGCGGAACTGGTCGGGACAGCTGATACGATTTCGGCGACTCGGCCAGGCGCACGTTCAGACTCCTTAGAAAGCTACATTCACCGCTTAGATAAGCTGGAAACCATTGCCAATAGTTTTGATGGTGTGGATCACAGCTTTGCCATTCAGGCGGGACGTGAAGTTCGAGTCATCGTGCGGCCCGAGAAAATTTCCGATACGGATGCCGTGGTCTTGGCCCGCGACATCAAGAAACAAATTGAAGGTGATCTGGATTATCCAGGACACGTCAAGGTTTCAGTTATTCGGGAAGTTCGGTCAGTTGAATATGCGAAATAA
- a CDS encoding TIGR00282 family metallophosphoesterase, with amino-acid sequence MRILFVGDVVGDMGMAMIHEYLPQLKRDLKPQVTIVNGENSTPVGRGISYKIYKQLLKDGADVVTMGNHTWDNAELFEFIDDAKRLVRPVNFPGKTPGQGWTKVKVNQQMLAVVNIQGRVFMNQLVDDPFATMADLVPELDTPFVFVDFHGEVTSEKRAFAMRFTGDVSAVVGTHTHVQTSDAQVLDHQTAFLTEVGMTGPADSILGMQADSVITRFENQRPARYTVQTQGPGLLSGCVIDLNDQTGHARAIRPILISPQHPYQS; translated from the coding sequence ATGCGGATTCTTTTTGTTGGCGACGTAGTTGGTGATATGGGGATGGCGATGATTCACGAGTACCTTCCTCAGTTGAAGCGGGACTTAAAACCCCAAGTCACGATTGTGAATGGTGAAAATTCAACGCCGGTGGGTCGCGGCATTAGCTATAAAATTTATAAGCAACTTCTAAAAGACGGGGCCGACGTGGTGACCATGGGGAACCATACCTGGGATAACGCCGAATTATTCGAGTTCATCGATGACGCTAAGCGCCTGGTCCGGCCCGTGAATTTCCCAGGAAAGACGCCGGGACAAGGTTGGACTAAGGTCAAAGTCAATCAGCAGATGCTGGCGGTCGTGAATATTCAGGGCCGGGTCTTTATGAACCAATTGGTCGATGATCCCTTTGCCACGATGGCCGACCTGGTGCCGGAGCTCGATACACCGTTCGTGTTCGTAGATTTCCATGGTGAGGTAACCAGTGAGAAGCGGGCTTTTGCGATGCGTTTCACGGGGGATGTCTCGGCCGTTGTGGGGACCCACACGCACGTGCAGACCAGTGACGCCCAGGTACTCGACCACCAGACGGCCTTTTTAACGGAAGTGGGTATGACGGGACCGGCAGACAGCATCTTAGGGATGCAGGCGGATAGCGTTATCACGCGCTTTGAGAATCAGCGCCCCGCACGGTATACGGTTCAGACGCAAGGACCGGGCCTGTTATCTGGTTGCGTCATTGACCTGAACGATCAGACGGGGCACGCGCGGGCGATTCGACCGATTCTGATCAGTCCCCAACACCCCTATCAAAGTTAA
- the mutS gene encoding DNA mismatch repair protein MutS, whose protein sequence is MTKTKLTPMMEQYQKIKDQYPDAFLFYRLGDFYEMFNDDAVKGSQLLELTLTTRSHSAKNPIPMCGVPHKAVQNYIDILVDQGYKVAICEQMEDPKLAKGMVKREVIQLVTPGTQTDTGAAGAKRNNYLTALTMPTADHYGLAYTDLSTGELKVAAIDNLTTVMNELMSLQTKEVVVNESIPASLTERFKKLGLLVSRQPEIEPSSELSYVQQDLTDERMIQTVGMLVTYVTVTQKRSLAHLQRAVAYRPTAFLKFDHSSQANLELTQNLRTKKKSGTLLWLLDETKTAMGGRLLKQWLDRPLIDQAMIEDRQAKVGALLDHYFERNSLQAELVKVYDLERLAGRVAFGSVNGRDLIQLQTSLEQVPQIKHTLSELDEAVFDPMLDQLDPVEDVATAIQDAIVPEPPLSVTDGGVIRDGYNDQLDSYRDAMRNGKQWLAELEAHERAVTGINNLKIGYNHVFGYYIEVTKVNLDKLPADRYQRKQTLANAERFSTPELKEKERLILEAEEKSTALEYQLFVDLREQVKKAITRLQKLAAAIASLDVLQSFAVVSEDYHFVKPTFTQGHQLAIKQGRHPVVEKVLGRQSYVPNDVLMDDQTNILLITGPNMSGKSTYMRQLALTVIIAQMGCFVPAESAQMPIFDQIFTRIGAADDLISGQSTFMVEMQEANRALSQATANSLILFDEIGRGTATYDGMALAQAIVEYVHNKVHAKTLFSTHYHELTALDDVLPQLKNVHVGAVEQDGDLVFLHQVQPGPADKSYGIHVAKLAGMPDSLLQRADVILQQLEQQAADAPTVAKETESQTKPATPTPTATTPEPTPPATSAQPATPVSEAQPVADTDQQLSLFTDEPELNPVQAKVLTQLKDLNLMGMTPMAIMNQVYQWQQKLNK, encoded by the coding sequence ATGACCAAGACAAAATTGACACCCATGATGGAACAGTACCAAAAGATTAAGGATCAATACCCGGATGCGTTTTTGTTCTATCGCCTGGGGGATTTTTATGAAATGTTTAATGACGACGCCGTGAAAGGGTCACAGTTATTGGAACTCACGTTGACTACGCGGAGTCACAGTGCGAAGAACCCCATCCCCATGTGTGGGGTGCCCCACAAGGCCGTCCAGAATTATATTGATATTCTGGTGGACCAAGGGTATAAAGTGGCCATCTGTGAACAGATGGAGGACCCTAAGTTGGCCAAGGGCATGGTCAAACGGGAAGTGATTCAACTGGTCACGCCGGGGACCCAAACGGATACGGGGGCAGCGGGCGCCAAACGAAACAACTATTTGACCGCCTTAACCATGCCCACGGCAGACCACTATGGTCTAGCCTATACGGACCTTTCAACGGGTGAGTTGAAGGTGGCTGCAATCGATAACCTCACCACGGTCATGAACGAGTTGATGAGTCTTCAGACCAAGGAAGTCGTGGTTAACGAAAGTATCCCAGCGTCTCTGACGGAGCGGTTCAAGAAGCTAGGATTGCTGGTTTCGCGGCAGCCGGAGATTGAACCCAGCTCCGAATTAAGTTACGTGCAACAGGACCTGACGGATGAACGGATGATTCAGACGGTGGGGATGTTGGTCACCTACGTGACGGTCACGCAGAAGCGAAGTTTGGCACATCTTCAGCGGGCGGTGGCGTATCGGCCAACCGCTTTCCTTAAATTTGATCATTCATCACAAGCAAACCTTGAGTTGACGCAGAACCTGCGGACCAAGAAGAAGTCGGGGACCCTCCTATGGCTACTTGATGAAACCAAGACGGCCATGGGTGGCCGGCTGTTGAAGCAGTGGCTAGACCGGCCCTTGATCGATCAAGCCATGATTGAGGACCGTCAGGCCAAAGTTGGGGCGCTCCTCGACCATTATTTTGAACGGAATAGTTTACAAGCCGAACTGGTCAAAGTCTATGACTTGGAACGGCTGGCCGGTCGGGTCGCCTTCGGCAGCGTCAACGGTCGGGACCTGATTCAACTGCAGACGTCGTTGGAACAGGTTCCCCAAATCAAACACACCCTCAGCGAACTGGATGAAGCCGTTTTTGATCCGATGCTGGACCAACTAGATCCCGTCGAAGACGTCGCAACGGCGATTCAAGACGCCATCGTGCCGGAACCACCTTTATCGGTCACGGATGGGGGCGTGATTCGCGACGGCTATAACGACCAACTGGACAGCTATCGGGATGCGATGCGTAATGGCAAGCAATGGCTGGCCGAACTGGAAGCGCACGAACGCGCCGTCACGGGCATTAACAACCTAAAAATCGGCTATAACCACGTCTTTGGGTACTACATCGAAGTCACCAAGGTCAACTTGGACAAGCTACCAGCTGACCGGTATCAGCGCAAGCAGACTTTAGCTAACGCGGAACGGTTCTCAACGCCGGAGCTGAAAGAAAAGGAACGTCTGATTCTGGAAGCGGAGGAAAAATCGACGGCATTGGAATACCAGCTTTTCGTGGATCTACGGGAGCAGGTCAAGAAGGCCATTACGCGATTACAGAAGTTGGCGGCGGCCATTGCCAGCCTGGACGTTCTCCAGAGCTTCGCGGTGGTCAGCGAAGACTACCATTTCGTTAAGCCAACCTTTACACAGGGCCACCAGTTGGCAATCAAGCAGGGACGGCACCCCGTGGTTGAAAAGGTCCTGGGACGGCAATCTTACGTTCCGAACGACGTCTTGATGGACGACCAGACCAACATTCTTCTGATTACCGGACCGAACATGTCCGGGAAGAGTACCTACATGCGGCAGTTGGCGTTGACGGTCATTATTGCGCAGATGGGGTGCTTTGTGCCCGCCGAATCCGCGCAGATGCCGATTTTTGACCAGATTTTTACCCGTATCGGGGCGGCGGATGATCTGATTTCCGGGCAGAGTACCTTCATGGTCGAAATGCAGGAGGCCAACCGGGCACTTAGTCAGGCCACGGCCAACAGTTTGATCCTATTCGATGAGATTGGACGGGGAACGGCCACCTACGACGGGATGGCGTTGGCCCAAGCCATCGTGGAATACGTTCACAATAAGGTCCACGCCAAGACCCTGTTTTCGACCCACTACCATGAGTTAACGGCGTTAGACGACGTGTTACCCCAGTTGAAGAACGTCCATGTCGGGGCGGTCGAGCAGGATGGAGACTTGGTCTTCTTGCACCAAGTTCAACCAGGACCGGCTGATAAGTCTTACGGGATCCATGTCGCGAAGTTGGCGGGGATGCCGGATTCCTTACTGCAACGGGCGGACGTTATCTTGCAGCAACTGGAACAACAGGCGGCGGATGCGCCGACCGTTGCTAAGGAAACTGAAAGTCAGACTAAACCCGCAACACCGACACCGACTGCCACAACGCCAGAACCGACGCCCCCCGCGACATCGGCTCAGCCAGCGACGCCCGTGAGTGAGGCGCAACCGGTGGCTGATACGGATCAACAGCTGTCGCTCTTCACGGATGAACCGGAGTTGAATCCCGTTCAGGCCAAGGTGCTGACGCAATTAAAGGATTTAAACCTGATGGGAATGACGCCAATGGCCATCATGAATCAAGTTTATCAGTGGCAACAGAAGCTAAATAAGTAA